A part of Liolophura sinensis isolate JHLJ2023 chromosome 1, CUHK_Ljap_v2, whole genome shotgun sequence genomic DNA contains:
- the LOC135461691 gene encoding protein timeless homolog, which produces MVMHVELQATCSALGYQEGDKYVKEPDCLETVKDLIRFLKREDETCDIRQQLGQAQIVQNDLIPLVKHYKKDRALQECVIRLMVNLTQPSILCFNNHLPDDKTIRNHYLEVEFHLQGYKEAFVDEELFAVLTEKMGDMLKLDWENRHEEDKMFIERLLILVRNILHVPPNPQQEKRTDDDASIHDQVLWALHVSGMEDLLLYIASSDDERQYCVHVLEIISLMFREQTPELLAHAGVQRSLTEKEKDQRELELARQKEKAAKLANVMKHSSRHSRFGGTFVMKNMKSISDKDMIYHKPLGDTNNISFDQNKKPKKQPKNRQAIKDVELVRRSTLSIRLALKDFCVQFLENCYNPLMRAVKDSLVREHTQEHDETYYMWAMRFFMEFCRVHSGKVELVSETMSVPTFHYIYTNLLNYYEMIMTEKKEGKTWSRRVHLALKAYQELLLTLYSMDKSSRSQIRESSKVIKGNVFYMMEFRDIFLTLLRKFDESKQSRSYLKDLVETTHLFIKMLEAFCKQTSHLVVQKKSKKARQKRKKGNEEQTENEVNPELEDLWDDVSSDLSALIQGRAEVPTDVTPFDAASEVEIDQQRADAMVRIQGSLRRREAGQALALFRSAREVWPDRGEFGTTNISPEEEFMALREIFFANISSEPEIVEESQGSILEEEEGQEEEEVEMMASEQEFNLKEYLLRYAKPPILKAHVTLLADFEKNSNHTNHCVIKMLHRVGVDLELIGMLFQASLFRIFQKLLFSPLATSSHFQEMVKFAVHVVRQFVTVASKNEKIFMELLFWKTPTEAREIVEGYGSCESHVKQRWTEDQELELQRLFEEYRDVDDGRDAVDHIMDDITDREKTRGQIIRQLKVQGLIISAKDLKRKVASSRPGTWTEGQELELRDLFNTYRHSDDPVGNIVSNMEVKRSKGKVMEKILELELVEDRKELYKKRSGGRKNRAAEDSDSEDDIREYQEEPEFMETSQPFNQDSSDDEVRDGEEIGDNSSADGSDEPLEVLLDKVLSNGFKGQVGWIQKTLQRTAEARSKSDNPQPVPIVPLTEENEDAMEDTAFARFLKKIGLSCPANEQETFWRIPTDLSAKDLALISESLELTEEEKFAPLDKLTSFLQTKAKMTKAEISKGDKSAKKLKQKTTKTSQKTPNPMDKAKSKRKRKKHKAEEMEGFIASETTDDEEKSNANKRKKTQSVKKPSKRPVINDDSDNDDMELIKHTDKGKSKQSQRKPSKKHVINDDSDSDDMELIKHTDKGKNKQSRRKPSKKPVINEDSDSDDEEVKKNTNKRNNKQPSVRRPSKKPVINDSNDSPSEEVKKHTDTKKKQSAVRKSSKKSVVSDDDESDDEPLVLRSKGSNSNQTTSRVQSPWQDNSDDSDDNRLQMDLSEDDISSPNQQSSKRSRPTVLDDSDEGNSKDSPNLDGGVQAARKHHKVLLDDSDDDSRHLSDSKLAQRKQKSFVDCTDENSCSSLQNQDENGCSSQSNHDETSRLSVTNHDEKSRSSITNHDGNSCSSVTNHDENSHSSIVMDDGNSHATGQKSHKKKRKQRIDDSDDESSRSSHLSSNSSSSHHSKRQRLMESDSSSRDGARPDGNDSGCVVGATSATMADDSDEDTPLILYSQPTGEDSQGKKASLDTFPATLLTQEHSDSDSADDHIPLKRALKAQRIDSEED; this is translated from the exons GACAGAGCGCTCCAAGAATGTGTCATTAG GTTAATGGTGAACCTGACACAGCCCAGCATTCTGTGTTTTAACAACCATCTACCAGATGACAAAACAATCCGCAATCATTATCTTGAGGTGGAATTTCATTTACAAGGATATAAAGAG GCTTTTGTGGATGAGGAACTGTTTGCAGTGCTCACAGAAAAGATGGGTGACATGTTAAAACTG GACTGGGAAAATCGTCATGAGGAGGATAAAATGTTTATTGAAAGACTTCTGATCCTGgtgagaaatattcttcatgttCCTCCAAACCCACAGCAGGAAAAG CGGACAGACGATGATGCTAGCATCCATGATCAAGTTTTGTG GGCGCTGCATGTGAGTGGAATGGAAGATCTGCTGTTATACATCGCCAGTTCTGACGACGAGAGACAATACTGTGTCCATGTCCTTGAGATCATCTCCCTAATGTTCAGAGAACAG ACTCCAGAATTATTGGCCCATGCTGGTGTTCAGAGATCCCTGACGGAGAAAGAAAAAGATCAAAG AGAGTTGGAACTGGCGAGACAGAAGGAGAAAGCTGCCAAATTAGCTAACGTCATGAAACATAGTAGCAG gcATTCCCGATTTGGAGGAACCTTTGTAATGAAGAATATGAAGTCTATCAGCGACAAGGATATGATCTACCACAAACCTCTAGGGGACACCAACAATATCTCATTTGATCAAAACAAAAAGCCGAAGAAACAACCGAAGAATCGGCAGGCGATCAAAGATGTGGAATTAGTGCGACGATCAACCCTAAGCATTAGGCTGGCTCTGAAAGATTTCTGTGTTCAGTTCCTGGAAAATTGTTATAATCCCCTCATGAGGGCTGTCAAG GACAGTTTAGTAAGGGAGCACACACAGGAGCATGATGAGACGTACTATATGTGGGCAATGAGGTTCTTCATGGAGTTTTGTCGTGTGCACAGTGGCAAGGTGGAGCTTGTCAG TGAGACTATGTCTGTGCCCACTTTCCACTACATCTACACCAACCTCCTGAATTATTATGAGATGATTATGACAGAGAAAAAAGAGGGCAAGACTTGGTCACGCAG AGTGCACTTGGCCCTGAAGGCATACCAGGAGTTACTGTTGACTTTGTATAGTATGGACAAGTCCTCTAGAAGTCAGATTCGAGAGAGTTCAAAAGTCATCAAGG GTAATGTTTTTTACATGATGGAGTTTCGTGATATCTTTCTGACCCTTCTGCGAAAGTTTGATGAGAGCAAACAGTCTAG GTCTTATCTCAAGGATCTGGTGGAAACAActcatttattcataaaaatgCTTGAGGCATTTTGCAAACAGACCTCTCATTTAGTTGTGCAAAAGAAGTCCAAGAAAGCGCGCCAGAAAAGGAAGAAAG GAAATGAGGAGCAAACTGAAAACGAAGTTAACCCAGAGTTGGAAGATCTATGGGATGATGTATCGTCAGATTTATCTGCCCTTATCCAGGGTCGAGCTGAAGTGCCAACAGATGTCACTCCGTTTGATGCTGCCTCAGAAGTAGAAATTGACCAGCAAAG GGCTGATGCCATGGTCCGTATCCAGGGTTCATTACGCAGAAGGGAAGCTGGGCAGGCCTTAGCTCTATTCAGAAGTGCCAG AGAAGTGTGGCCAGATCGTGGTGAGTTTGGAACCACGAACATTAGTCCTGAGGAAGAGTTCATGGCACTGCGCGAAATCTTTTTTGCCAACATATCAT CTGAGCCGGAGATTGTGGAGGAGAGTCAGGGATCTATACTGGAGGAAGAGGAGGGTCAGGAAG AGGAGGAAGTAGAAATGATGGCGTCTGAACAGGAGTTTAATCTTAAGGAGTACTTACTcag GTATGCAAAACCTCCGATATTAAAGGCTCATGTCACGTTACTGGCTGACTTTGAAAAGAACAGCAACCACACAAATCACTGTGTTATCAAAATGCTGCACCGGGTAGGTGTGGATCTGGAGCTGATAGGAATGTTGTTCCAGGCGTCACTCTTCAGGATCTTCCAGAAACTGCTTTTTTCACCACTGGCTACGTCATCACATTTCCAG GAAATGGTGAAATTTGCTGTACATGTTGTGAGACAGTTTGTGACGGTGGCTTCTAAAAATGAGAAGATATTCATGGagttgttgttttggaaaacGCCAACAGAAGCCAGGGAAATAGTGGAGGGATATGGTTCATG TGAGTCTCATGTAAAGCAGAGGTGGACTGAAGACCAGGAGTTGGAGTTACAGAGACTGTTTGAGGAGTACAGGGATGTGGATGATG GTCGCGATGCGGTGGACCACATCATGGATGACATCACAGATAGAGAGAAGACCAGAGGGCAGATTATCAGACAGTTAAAAGTACAGGGACTCATTATCTCTGCCAAAGACTTGAAACGGAAAGTAGCCAG CTCACGGCCGGGCACATGGACAGAGGGACAGGAGCTGGAACTCAGGGATCTGTTCAATACCTACAGACATTCTGATG ATCCAGTGGGTAATATTGTCTCTAACATGGAGGTGAAAAGGTCAAAGGGCAAGGTCATGGAAAAGATACTGGAGTTAGAGTTGGTGGAGGATCGCAAAGAGTTGTACAAGAAGAGgagtggtgggaggaaaaatcGTGCTGCGGAGGACAGCGATAGCGAGGATGATATCAGGGAGTATCAGGAAG AGCCAGAGTTCATGGAAACAAGTCAACCTTTCAACCAAGACAGCTCTGACGATGAGGTCAGAGACGGAGAGGAAATTGGAGACAACTCTAGTGCTGACGGTTCAGACGAACCTTTAGAAGTTCTGTTAGATAAGGTTCTATCCAATG GGTTCAAAGGTCAGGTTGGATGGATACAGAAGACATTACAAAGAACAGCTGAAGCAAGGTCAAAGTCGG ATAACCCTCAGCCTGTTCCCATAGTTCCTCTGACAGAGGAGAATGAGGATGCCATGGAAGACACAGCCTTCGCCAGATTTCTTAAGAAAATTGGCCTGTCTTGTCCAGCTAATGAGCAG GAGACTTTCTGGCGAATACCTACTGACCTAAGTGCAAAGGATTTAGCATTGATATCAGAGAGTTTGGAGCTCACTGAGGAAGAAAAGTTTGCGCCCTTGGACAAGCTGACAtcttttcttcaaacaaaaGCAAAGATGACGAAGGCTGAAATAtctaagggagataaatcaGCAAAGAAACTCAAACAGAAGACTACAAAAACTTCTCAGAAGACCCCAAATCCTATGGATAAAGCGAAATCTAAAAG GAAGAGAAAGAAACACAAAGCAGAGGAGATGGAAGGGTTCATTGCTTCAGAAACCACTGATGATGAAGAGAAAAGCAATGCAAAtaagagaaagaaaacacaatCGGTGAAAAAGCCTTCCAAAAGGCCTGTTATAAACGATGATAGTGACAATGATGATATGGAATTAATAAAGCATACAGATAAAGGAAAGAGTAAACAGTCTCAGAGAAAGCCTTCCAAAAAGCATGTTATAAACGATGATAGTGACAGTGATGATATGGAATTAATAAAGCATACAGATAAAGGAAAGAATAAACAGTCTCGGAGAAAGCCTTCCAAAAAGCCTGTTATAAACGAGGATAGTGACAGTGATGATGAAGAAGTAAAGAAAAATACCAATAAGAGAAATAATAAACAGCCATCTGTCAGGAGGCCCTCCAAAAAGCCTGTTATAAACGACAGTAATGACAGCCCTAGTGAAGAGGTGAAAAAGCATACAGATACTAAGAAAAAGCAGTCAGCTGTAAGAAAGTCTTCCAAAAAGTCTGTTGTAAGTGATGATGATGAAAGTGATGATGAACCACTGGTTTTGAGATCAAAGGGCAGTAACTCCAACCAAACCACCAGCAGAGTTCAGAGCCCCTGGCAGGACAACTCTGATGACAG TGATGACAACAGACTTCAAATGGATCTCAGTGAAGATGACATATCATCGCCAAATCAGCAATCATCAAAGCGATCGCGACCTACTGTATTAGATGACAGTGATGAGGGAAATTCCAAAGACTCACCAAACCTTGATGGTGGTGTTCAAGCTGCCAGAAAACATCACAAAGTTTTGTTGGATGACAGCGATGATGACAGTAGACATTTATCTGACTCAAAACTAGcacaaaggaaacagaaaagttTTGTTGATTGTACTGATGAAAACAGCTGCTCATCACTGCAAAATCAAGATGAAAACGGTTGTTCATCTCAATCCAACCATGATGAAACAAGTCGTTTATCTGTAACAAACCATGATGAAAAAAGCCGTTCATCCATAACAAACCATGATGGAAACAGCTGTTCATCGGTAACAAACCATGATGAAAACAGTCATTCATCTATTGTAATGGATGATGGTAATAGCCATGCAACTGGACAGAAAAGCCACAAAAAGAAACGAAAGCAGCGGAtagatgacagtgatgatgaatCATCAAGGAGTAGTCACTTGTCATCAAATTCCAGCAGTAGTCATCATTCTAAACGTCAACGCCTGATGGAGTCAGATAGTTCATCCAGGGACGGTGCGAGACCAGATGGCAATGACAGTGGCTGTGTCGTCGGTGCTACCTCTGCCACCATGGCTGATGATAGCGATGAGGACACACCCCTAATCTTATACTCACAACCCACAGGGGAAGATAGCCAAGGGAAGAAGGCTTCTCTAG ACACCTTCCCTGCCACTCTGCTGACCCAAGAACACAGTGACTCTGACTCGGCAGATGACCACATACCCCTGAAAAGAGCTTTGAAGGCACAGCGCATTGATAGTGAGGAGGATTGA
- the LOC135461692 gene encoding leucine-rich repeat-containing protein 15-like: MADVFMALKLKVVFFIVLLSKFSAGCPPECKCGHQKVDCSNRQLDTVPKFGPELQRSVYVDLRTNSLEELKRGSFQHLHKTQTLILQFNMIKNIDEGTFANMSALKTLDLSGNQFKSLPQGIFKPLTKLHSLDLSQNYLTNVDGVLSSLTSLYRLDLGHNNLAALTDTTFPDLQGLMYLMLGNNRLSDISTNAFSPLTKLSYLVLKNNPLYIVDNKFVNNRRMSYVDLTNCKLQTIPKGLPWVLRYLQLTQNNIIYINKASLKAYNYVAVVVLDQNKIQSVEPGAFSHMVYLRQLWMNGNKLTSIPEQLPLGLHFLYLDANNIQSLHEDIFTDRSKLLTFSVKGNQLHHISAKHFNKMSDVTKLYLDNNNLTEIEDFTFKSLGKLQKLFISRNPLKKLSRYSLFGLRQLKFLELAFVTTDVDIDDMIFSKTPNLSTLELQYSSDLAQKICNSQIILKTLTNLTDLNLMSAELSTLSPLLQEELPNLEQLQLADNKWHCDKALLWLNHWMRLAKTLFVNKMDVKCFSPLELRGKVISSLFDSQFVPVTTTTMTTVLSSTRSDQQVSSTPLQPLTTVSSTSPPVQTTTQHQPQITTQVRTPAATTTVTSKEPKITSAFTTGYRRHDITTKTQKVAVATTITTTTTEKTTTMSHLQRTTSVFTRTGRFTKTMPTKYRSVKKSPLFTSTQHYTITTEKGSAKPNEVPRITTPKPSSLTITHQVKTTSAGDTELTTVFSLPENSSSSILADSENLQEEEEEDSGTITAIATSISVILLLIILIIIGYLVFRYRRNRLIYHRAIHYQQHSDMMYFITVSESETKPIKGTSRSERGSVSSVTSHDITNEEGGIKVYHWDGEQ; this comes from the exons ATGGCAGATGTGTTCATGGCCCTAAAACTAAAggttgtgttttttattgttttgttgtctAAATTTTCTGCAGGTTGTCCACCTGAATGCAAATGTGGACATCAGAAGGTGGACTGTTCTAACAGACAACTGGACACTGTGCCGAAGTTTGGTCCAGAGCTGCAACGATCGGTTTATGTGGATTTGCGGACAAATTCTCTTGAAGAATTGAAAAGGGGCAGTTTCCAACACCTGCATAAAACACAAACCTTAATCCTACAATTCAACATGATCAAAAATATTGATGAAGGAACATTTGCCAATATGTCGGCCTTAAAGACTCTTGACCTCAGCGGAAACCAGTTTAAATCCTTACCACAGGGCATTTTTAAGCCCCTGACAAAGCTGCACTCGTTGGATTTGAGTCAGAACTACCTGACAAACGTTGATGGTGTCTTGTCTTCGCTAACTAGCCTGTATCGGCTTGACCTAGGTCACAATAACCTGGCTGCTCTGACTGACACGACCTTCCCTGACCTTCAAGGTCTCATGTACCTGATGCTTGGCAACAACAGGTTATCTGACATCAGCACAAATGCCTTCAGCCCCCTTACTAAGCTGTCCTACCTGGTTCTAAAAAACAATCCCTTGTATATAGTGGATAACAAGTTTGTGAATAATCGGCGCATGTCATATGTTGACTTGACAAACTGTAAACTTCAGACGATTCCAAAAGGTTTACCATGGGTGCTGCGCTACCTACAGTTGACTCAGAACAATATCATCTATATAAACAAAGCCTCCTTGAAGGCATACAACTATGTGGCGGTTGTTGTCTTGGACCAGAACAAAATCCAGTCGGTTGAGCCAGGGGCCTTCTCCCACATGGTTTACCTCAGACAACTATGGATGAATGGCAATAAACTGACAAGCATTCCAGAACAACTTCCTCTTGGACTTCATTTCCTCTACCTGGATGCTAACAATATCCAGAGTCTTCATGAGGACATATTCACTGATCGCTCCAAGCTTCTCACCTTCTCGGTCAAGGGGAATCAACTACACCACATCTCTGCCAAACACTTCAACAAAATGTCCGATGTAACAAAGCTCTACCTCGACAACAACAACCTGACAGAAATTGAAGACTTCACTTTCAAATCTCTAGGGAAACTTCAAAAACTGTTCATTTCTCGCAATCCACTGAAGAAACTGTCGCGGTACAGCCTTTTTGGATTACGGCAGCTTAAGTTTCTTGAGCTTGCCTTTGTAACGACAGATGTAGACATTGATGACATGATTTTCAGTAAAACACCCAACCTCTCCACCCTTGAGCTTCAGTACAGCAGTGACTTGGCACAAAAAATCTGCAATTCACAGATCATTCTCAAAACTCTGACCAATCTGACAGACCTGAATCTGATGAGTGCAGAGTTATCCACCCTTAGCCCACTGCTGCAAGAAGAACTTCCAAATCTGGAACAGCTACAGTTAGCAGACAACAAATGGCACTGCGACAAGGCGCTTCTCTGGCTGAACCACTGGATGAGGCTTGCCAAAACGCTGTTTGTGAACAAAATGGATGTTAAATGTTTCAGTCCTCTAGAGCTCCGAGGGAAGGTGATCAGTTCCCTGTTTGACTCTCAGTTTGTGCCGGTTACTACAACGACCATGACCACTGTCCTATCCAGTACGAGATCAGACCAACAGGTATCCTCCACACCGCTGCAACCACTGACCACTGTGTCCAGTACCTCACCTCCTGTACAGACCACAACTCAGCATCAGCCTCAAATCACAACTCAAGTAAGGACTCctgctgcaacaacaactgtCACATCCAAGGAACCTAAG ATAACAAGTGCCTTCACTACAGGCTACAGAAGACATGACATCACTACGAAAACTCAGAAAGTTGCTGTTGCCACGACCatcacaaccacaacaacagaaaaaacaacaacaatgagtCATCTGCAGCGAACAACGAGTGTGTTCACAAGAACTGGAAGATTTACAAAGACCATGCCCACCAAATACAGAAGTGTTAAAAAGTCTCCATTATTCACATCAACTCAACACTACACAATAACTACTGAAAAAGGAAGTGCAAAGCCCAATGAAGTACCCAGGATAACTACCCCAAAGCCATCAAGTTTAACGATAACTCACCAAGTGAAAACAACATCTGCAGGAGATACTGAGCTAACCACAGTTTTCTCCCTTCCAGAGAACTCTTCATCTTCAATTCTTGCAGATTCAGAAAATTTACAagaggaggaagaggaggatTCTGGGACAATTACAGCCATAGCAACAAGCATTTCTGTCATTCTCCTCCTGATTATTCTCATTATTATCGGATATTTAGTATTCCGATACCGTCGAAATCGCCTCATATACCACCGTGCAATTCACTACCAACAACACAGTGATATGATGTACTTTATTACCGTGTCAGAATCCGAGACTAAGCCTATCAAAGGTACGAGTCGCTCAGAGCGGGGTTCTGTATCCTCTGTCACCAGCCATGACATCACTAATGAGGAAGGAGGAATCAAGGTGTATCACTGGGATGGGGAACAATAA